ATTTGAAGTCTTTctgcaaatttttttcaaaacgGAAGGGTGTTTTACGAAATTAGAGGAAAGAAGTTCAAAGTTGGAagcaatttttcaaaatttgattatttttcaaaatggtgagcaattttttcagattttgaggCTTTTTTCACAATTGGAAGGTTTTAATCAAAGTTGAGGGAGAACTTCcgaattttaaaggaatttttgagTAATGGGAGgatgtttttttcaaaacagaggggaatttttctaaaatttgaGTGAATTCTTTCAAAAATCGAAGGCTTTTTTGatatctgaaattttttttcactttttaaaggtttttttaatattggatGACTTTTCCTAAAATTTGAAGGAATTTTTTGCAaaacatgaagatttttttgaaaCTCAAGGGAACTTTTTCAAAATGTGaggaaacattttctaaaatgagaaaaattttcCTCAGCTGGGGGAAGTTCTCTCAAAAACTAATTTTCCCAATCTTGAgggactttttttcccaaaattttaggggtttttttctaggaGAAAATATGGCTTTTGAGGGAAACAGGACCCAGAGTGAGGAACTTCTTCCTGGCTTACGGCAGAAGTCCTTTGTCCTCCACGCTTCAACTGTAGCACCAGCGGCCTGGCAAGCGGCGGCGTACGCCTGTAGTGCATGGCACAAGGCAGTGTGGTCCCCTCTGGCAGCACAGACGTCATGAACGCAGTGAGTGAAATACTCCACAGGGCTGACACGTGGGTGGCACCCCCGGAACGGCCCTTCTGCGTCACGGATGATGCCACAGGATCCGTTCCTGCCATATGTCACCTCACTGGCAACATCACACCTGCTGCACACGCCGTTGTCACAGCCATCAGTGCATGCTCTGTCCTTCTCTGGAACCTTCCAGGAGGTGACAAATTCCTGAGTGGTTCCTGCCAGCACCCCGTTGGGCAGCCGGAAGTCGTCACTGGGGTCCCCGTCATAGTCACCACCCAAGCCGCACAGCCGGCCACGGTAGACGTCGGGGACAGTGATGAGGAGGAAGGTGGCTGTGTTGTACAGAATGCGGACTCCTGCGGCAGTGTGGAGGATGATGTTATTCCCCTCTTGGCCAATGCGGAGGTTCTTGTTCTCTGTCACCAGTGGGAGGGTGTACCGCTCTGAGTCCACCTGGAATGGGGACAGGGTGACACGTGTAACACGCAGTATAGAGTCACCACAATCACTCCATGGTGACAGTGTAGATGTGGAGGGAAACACCCACCCTCCTTATAATCATGGCATTACCATGGGAATCACCGGATCCCCTCCGCAGTTGACACTGTACCCACGGATGGACACCACCACCCTCTTCATCATCACCACATCACTGTGGGGGTCTCCAGACTTACCGTCACCTCCCACCTCCGTCCCCGCTCCATGGTGACGGTGTACCCATGGATGGATACCACCACCCTCTTCATCAGCACTGGGTCACCGTGACTGCCTGCCTCATGCTCCACCAACACCGTGAAGTTGACCAATCGTCGTGCCGGCTCGCACACCCGTGCCAGGACGTAGGTGCAGGATCCCGGGATATTAAAGGTGCGTCCATCAAAGGTGACATAGTGGGGGTCTCCCGACACAACCAACCGGCCATAACCGGTGGGGTGACATCCCAACACGCCATCTTCCACCCGGCACTCCTCGTGGGCACCACAGAACGCCTCCTGGCAAGTCACTGTGCCGTTGGTCCTGCAGTGGCAGCGTTCCCGGCATGCGGGGTAAAACTCAGTGTCCTTCTGATAGTAGTGACCAAGGTACTCACAGCCACACTCGGAGTGGGGGACACAGTCGGAGCCGCTGAGGACATAACCGGTGTTGCAGAAACAGCCCTCAGAGCAAGGAGATGTGGAACAGgaagaggggatggagggggtgTGGCAGGTGGGCTGGCAGGGGCTCCCACAGAGCTCATAGTGGGAGTGAGGGGGGCAGGaaagagctggggaaaaaaacagaagaaaagagggaGTGAGGGGAATATCCAAAGGGAAGGGGAGTCCCTCAAGGAAGGTAGGAAgaaaggagggatggaggaagggagggcatgaagagggagggaggaagggaaaggggaagaagggagggaggaagggaggaaaggaagaagggaggaagggagagaggaagggaggaagggaggaagggagggagggagggaaggaggaagggaggaaggaaggaaggaaggaaggaaggaaggaaggaaggaaggaaggaaggaaggaaggaattcaggaattcggaaggaattcggaaggaaggaaggaaggaaggaaggaattcggaaggaaggaaggaaggaaggaaggaaggaaggaaggaaggaaggaaggaaggaaggaaaaggaaggaaggaaggaaggcaggaaggaaggaaggaaggaagggaggaaggaagggagggagggaggaagggagggagggaggaagggaggaagggaggaagggaggaagggaggaagggaggaagggaggaagggagggagggccccattttcccccatcccacccacACTCACCGCAGAACTCTGCTGTCCTCCACATCCCCACATTCACCCCTTGACTCTGGCATGCGGTGACATAGGCAGAGACACCCTGACACACAGTGTCACGGTGTCCCTTGTAGTGACAGGCATCGAAGGCACAGTCCTGCAGGAACGGCTCCGGGTTGATGACACGGTGACATTCCTGGAAGGGTCCCCCTGCTCGGGCGATCACCCCACAGTACCTGTCTCCACGGTATGGCTGCACCTGCACTGCATCACACACTGGGCACTCTGTGCCACAACCAGCTGAGCACCCGGGGACATCCCCAACCTTCCAGCTGTCACCCAGATGGGTCTCATCGGAGGCGCGGTGGCCACCGGGGGTGACAAAGTCATCATCAGGGTCACCATTGGCATTGCCACAGAGACCGCAGACGGCACCAGAGTAGGTGGTGGGGAGGATAACACGGACGTAGCTGTACCAGTCAAAGGTGACAGTGACACCGAAATCAGTGGTGACAAAGCCATGGACACCACGGTAGAACATGGAAAAGTGGGGATGGGTGAAGGGAAGGGACACAAAGGCGCCATCCACCTGCAGGAGCGGGAGGGAGACAAGGGGTGGAGACAGGAAGGAAGAGGTTTGAAATCATAGTTTGGTAGTTTTATTTGGTTATTGTATTTCTGTTTatattacaattttattttaatttactttatatttttaattctatttttttctttttacatttatttcttcttattgactttttatttgctttcatttttatctttattcttttcatccgtatttatttatttttgcatttttattggaattatttttatattttaatttgtttttaatatactATATACTTACTATTATTTGGGGTTAAATTTCGAGTTTAGTGGTAAAAAGGTAATTTGGGGGGAAGAGTGGgggttttcagggaaaaaaaggagaatctGGGGtattggggatttttgtggaaaaaatggGGAACTTGGGAAAGAAGGGGGAATTTGTGGGAAAACAGTTAAATTTGGGGGGAAAGGGAtgatttgaaaaagaaagatttttgagGAAGAAATGGGAACTGGGgacaaaagggaaaattttaggataaaaagggaaatttggggtaaaaaagggtattttgagggaaaaaatggaaatttgggggaaaaggggTCATTTGGAGGATAAAGGAGgaagctgggaagaaaaaaaacggGAATTTGaccaaaaaatgggaatttgggggaaaaatggtatttaagaaaaaaggagaatttttgggggaaaagggggagtctggggaaaaataggaatttggcagaaaaagagggaatttgaaagaaaaagttggATTTAGAGGGGAAAGGCAGATTTGTTGGGAAAAAGTGGGGGAATTTCAGGGAAAATACATGATTTGGGGGAACTAAGAGGATTGGGAGAATTAGGATTTTGTGGGGAAAGaggtgattttggggggaagaGTAGTATTTGAGGGATAAAAGGGGGATTTGAGTGAAAAGAAGAGTACTTAGGCAGAAAAGGGGAGAATTTATGGACAAATGAAGACGAATTttaggggagaaaaggaaatattttcatgagaaggggattttgcaggaaaaaagaacaatttgAGGGGCAaattggggaattttgggggaaaaggggaaattgGGGGGAAACGAGCAAtttggggggaaaggggggagtAGAGGAGTAAAAAGGAATACGTGGtaaaaaaaggcatttgggGAGAtaaaggggatttgggggaaaaaaagggggatttgggtGAAAAGGGGAATCTGGGGGAAAATGGAGaatttggcataaaaaaggATACTTcggggggaaaaataaagactTTGGTGGGAGAAAGATaattagaacagaaaaaaaggggaatatGAGGGAATTTGGTgatgaaaaggattttttgagggaatttgggggtgaaAAGTATTCCTTGAGTGGTTGCCCACCTTGACCTTTCGTGGGTGCTCCTGGCTCATGCTGATGACACTCCCATAGACCTCCAGGTTGACGGTCTTGGTGAAGGACACAGCACGGCTGCCGCGGTGGTTGTTTTCCACGGTGACATTGAAGGGCACCAGTGTGGGCTTGGGGGTGCAGAGGGCGGCAAACTGGTAGATGCAGGAGCCTTGGAAGTCAAACCTCACCCCATCAAATGTGGTGTAGTGCGGGTCACCCGTCCCGATGCAGGTGTAGTGCTTGTTGGGTGTACACTTGGCGATGCCATTAACCATGACACACTTCTCATGGGATCTACATCCCCCTGGCTTACAAGTCACTGTCCCTGAACCCTCACACTGACACCGCTTCCGGCAGCTCCCATCTTCCCAAAATTCCTCACGGAGCTTGTAGGAGCGATTGTTGTGGAAACAAGAAGAGGCAGTGGTGCTGGGGTTTTTGGTTGCCTTGATGCCTACAAGGGATTTAAGAGTCTGTGAGACACCATACAGGGATGGTCCTCAGGAAAGCCCTAGTGCAATTCCATGTGTTGTGGACACCTGAAGTCAAATCAGGGAGGTTAGGAGTGTTTTAGGGAGAACCAACTAATGCAAGCCTTCCCTGTAAGGGAGGTGTTGGTTACATTGACACCTAAAACAAACTGGACACCCCACAGGGACAACCCTCAGGAAAAATCTCAGCATAATTCCCTCGTTTTTGGGGAGCTGGAGTGAGATCAGGTAGATTTTGGGGTGGTTCCTTCCCCATTCGTTATGTTGATACCTACAAGGTTTGTGGAGTTCATGAGACACCAAGAAGGGATAGCCTCCAGGAAAATGCTGGTATAATTCCATGTGTTATGGACACCTGGGGTCAGATCAAGTAGATaggtggattttgggatgtttcGGGGTGAAAAGACACATTGATTGTGTTGATGTCTACAACCGTTGCTATAGGCCAATACCCACAGCTGAGTATTTTCTCCCTACCCCAAGAGCCTTGCAGATTCCCCCCatgaactcaccacagccctctgtgccctgTTCAGTCTCCTGGCCTCCACAATCTTCCTGGCATGAGGGATCTCTCCAACTTTCTGCCCAATCCTCACCACCTTCACCAGGAATACCATTGGGAACCATTGCTTCATCATCTGTATCCTCATTGAAGTTGCCACAGAGGCCACAGCTGGCCCCAAAAtagctgctgggcactgccaccATGATAACCTGGTCCTCATCATAGGTCACCTGCAGCCCAAAATCTGTCTGGAGGATGGTCCGACCATCATTCTggaaaatctggatttttccctcttccaggCTGGCTGGAAGATCAGTGGGTTTGTTGTTAACCTtgtggggaggggaggatgTGGAGGAGGAGGGTTAAAACTCAGCAGGTGGTTTCCAACGACATAAAAACCACATAGATACAAACAGagggagaaattattttgtgaatGATCAGTTTGCATTACAAATCAGAATTTTTGCCCTAATTCCTGGACATTCACACCAAGAAAAGCTCAAACCCCGAATTGGAACCATTTTCTCTATCTTCTGAGCTAATTTTGTTTGTACAGAGACCAAGTTTGGAAGAAATCACATCCCACCTGGAAAATTGATTGGGAAtggaaaaaattccccaaattccatAGGTGTGGCACTTCTACTTCCTTTTTAATGCCAACATCAACACTGCAATGATTTATCCTCTTCCAccttttttggtgtttttcctcattttttgaAGGTCAAACTCACCCATAAATTTTAATCCACTTGGAACAAATGGTTTTATTGGGAACAATAGATCCGATACCTGGGGAAACTCACCTGGATGGCCCTGTCCTCACCAGCACGGATGGAGACATTGTAGGCATAGATGTAGACATTGGCCAATGGATCCTCGGAGCGATCCTGGCTCCGTTGCTCCTCCACGGCGAAGTGCTGCAGGGTAGGGTCGTTCCCACAATACCTGGCCAGGGTGTACTTGCATCCACCACGGGTGGACACAGATGCCCCATCAAAGGTGTGGtactgcagggatggggagcctGTGCAGGTGCCCAGGTAGTCGTGGCGGCAGGTGGGCGCACCCTTGTCCAGGTGACAGCTCTCCTTGGGGCGGCAATGCACCTGCTGGCAGGGGTCTGTGGGTTTATTAGTGACAGGGgattaaattatattaattgaTTATATTTTTGATATGTCTATGTttatatattttgcatttttttatgtCTGATTTGTAATTACACTTatgtttttctgtattattttaagTATCTATATATTATTTCTATATTTGTTTAGATAAGAATTATTTATCCACGTATTGCTTATGTATTTCTATCTTACAGAAttattcaaaatataataaatgtaTACAATTCTAAATaatgtataaatataaatttatcaCAGACATgttattttatatacatttatctccaatatttagatatttatatttattatatgtttatattttagATAGCGATTTTTATGTATTATCTATGTATTTCTCCATtgattcttatttatttatttaatacattACATTTAGTTTTTTACTATTATTCCTATATGTTTGTACATtagtattttcttaaaatgttactattatattatataatatt
This genomic stretch from Corvus hawaiiensis isolate bCorHaw1 chromosome Z, bCorHaw1.pri.cur, whole genome shotgun sequence harbors:
- the LOC125320345 gene encoding IgGFc-binding protein-like isoform X1 codes for the protein MDSSLGKADVPRWFWIVMFWALLHAPSITSEMSPPHLGDEFLVAFLQNGDQRTLRSDFRLLLLTGPSPSTTATISMKRPGLRMTVQAAANQPVLVKIPPQAEMMGSQIFENAVVVKTTAAVTAVMVNDKPTAADSAVIIPVHRWGTEYHVVTPNPGPTRYAQFVVAAWDQPTTVNIHLNTDVTFRGRLHRRGSTLTIPLEPFQAAQIQSAADLSGTRVVAQRPVAIFSGLTCVGRLSRCDHVVEQLHPISQWGKSFLVPPVPFRGQSNLVYITAAQPTRVTGHGERTETTREIQPNHALLYGTQSPLGLFLTSEAGVQVFLLGSGSNSGAVTFEPFFVNIPDITGYCNSYSVVALEGYDNRILLVAKTAETSGILLNQRPLGSVVWEPIPGTEYSWIGINLGSGFGIHRVAHETAAFGVWNVGMGEGKRYGAEGACDSDPCQQVHCRPKESCHLDKGAPTCRHDYLGTCTGSPSLQYHTFDGASVSTRGGCKYTLARYCGNDPTLQHFAVEEQRSQDRSEDPLANVYIYAYNVSIRAGEDRAIQVNNKPTDLPASLEEGKIQIFQNDGRTILQTDFGLQVTYDEDQVIMVAVPSSYFGASCGLCGNFNEDTDDEAMVPNGIPGEGGEDWAESWRDPSCQEDCGGQETEQGTEGCGIKATKNPSTTASSCFHNNRSYKLREEFWEDGSCRKRCQCEGSGTVTCKPGGCRSHEKCVMVNGIAKCTPNKHYTCIGTGDPHYTTFDGVRFDFQGSCIYQFAALCTPKPTLVPFNVTVENNHRGSRAVSFTKTVNLEVYGSVISMSQEHPRKVKVDGAFVSLPFTHPHFSMFYRGVHGFVTTDFGVTVTFDWYSYVRVILPTTYSGAVCGLCGNANGDPDDDFVTPGGHRASDETHLGDSWKVGDVPGCSAGCGTECPVCDAVQVQPYRGDRYCGVIARAGGPFQECHRVINPEPFLQDCAFDACHYKGHRDTVCQGVSAYVTACQSQGVNVGMWRTAEFCALSCPPHSHYELCGSPCQPTCHTPSIPSSCSTSPCSEGCFCNTGYVLSGSDCVPHSECGCEYLGHYYQKDTEFYPACRERCHCRTNGTVTCQEAFCGAHEECRVEDGVLGCHPTGYGRLVVSGDPHYVTFDGRTFNIPGSCTYVLARVCEPARRLVNFTVLVEHEAGSHGDPVLMKRVVVSIHGYTVTMERGRRWEVTVDSERYTLPLVTENKNLRIGQEGNNIILHTAAGVRILYNTATFLLITVPDVYRGRLCGLGGDYDGDPSDDFRLPNGVLAGTTQEFVTSWKVPEKDRACTDGCDNGVCSRCDVASEVTYGRNGSCGIIRDAEGPFRGCHPRVSPVEYFTHCVHDVCAARGDHTALCHALQAYAAACQAAGATVEAWRTKDFCPLSCPPNSHYELCTRTCDLTCAALVGPAPCTWGCFEGCQCDEGFVFDGDTCVSPEHCGCLHRGRYLKAGEIVTFNNCSKECHCHPSRGLVCRDTQCPQDQVCVTRDGAQVCARSEGHCQVMPGATLTTFDGIAGPLLASGTYKVSALCDEEAPDWFKVVMEVSNCRDTNVPTATAAIVFVREGVVSVNGNMEVWVNGLFTQPPTTISDSVTVTSSRGNVTITHRSGMSVIITQDGEATITVTSGLASRLCAPCGNFNGNPRDDLKLPDGRDARSVGEVVDMWKSRDFAGCHISHQIRQEVDAPVYPVP
- the LOC125320345 gene encoding IgGFc-binding protein-like isoform X2, with the protein product MDSSLGKADVPRWFWIVMFWALLHAPSITSEMSPPHLGDEFLVAFLQNGDQRTLRSDFRLLLLTGPSPSTTATISMKRPGLRMTVQAAANQPVLVKIPPQAEMMGSQIFENAVVVKTTAAVTAVMVNDKPTAADSAVIIPVHRWGTEYHVVTPNPGPTRYAQFVVAAWDQPTTVNIHLNTDVTFRGRLHRRGSTLTIPLEPFQAAQIQSAADLSGTRVVAQRPVAIFSGLTCVGRLSRCDHVVEQLHPISQWGKSFLVPPVPFRGQSNLVYITAAQPTRVTGHGERTETTREIQPNHALLYGTQSPLGLFLTSEAGVQVFLLGSGSNSGAVTFEPFFVNIPDITGYCNSYSVVALEGYDNRILLVAKTAETSGILLNQRPLGSVVWEPIPGTEYSWIGINLGSGFGIHRVAHETAAFGVWNVGMGEGKRYGAEGACDSDPCQQVHCRPKESCHLDKGAPTCRHDYLGTCTGSPSLQYHTFDGASVSTRGGCKYTLARYCGNDPTLQHFAVEEQRSQDRSEDPLANVYIYAYNVSIRAGEDRAIQVNNKPTDLPASLEEGKIQIFQNDGRTILQTDFGLQVTYDEDQVIMVAVPSSYFGASCGLCGNFNEDTDDEAMVPNGIPGEGGEDWAESWRDPSCQEDCGGQETEQGTEGCGIKATKNPSTTASSCFHNNRSYKLREEFWEDGSCRKRCQCEGSGTVTCKPGGCRSHEKCVMVNGIAKCTPNKHYTCIGTGDPHYTTFDGVRFDFQGSCIYQFAALCTPKPTLVPFNVTVENNHRGSRAVSFTKTVNLEVYGSVISMSQEHPRKVKVDGAFVSLPFTHPHFSMFYRGVHGFVTTDFGVTVTFDWYSYVRVILPTTYSGAVCGLCGNANGDPDDDFVTPGGHRASDETHLGDSWKVGDVPGCSAGCGTECPVCDAVQVQPYRGDRYCGVIARAGGPFQECHRVINPEPFLQDCAFDACHYKGHRDTVCQGVSAYVTACQSQGVNVGMWRTAEFCALSCPPHSHYELCGSPCQPTCHTPSIPSSCSTSPCSEGCFCNTGYVLSGSDCVPHSECGCEYLGHYYQKDTEFYPACRERCHCRTNGTVTCQEAFCGAHEECRVEDGVLGCHPTGYGRLVVSGDPHYVTFDGRTFNIPGSCTYVLARVCEPARRLVNFTVLVEHEAGSHGDPVLMKRVVVSIHGYTVTMERGRRWEVTVDSERYTLPLVTENKNLRIGQEGNNIILHTAAGVRILYNTATFLLITVPDVYRGRLCGLGGDYDGDPSDDFRLPNGVLAGTTQEFVTSWKVPEKDRACTDGCDNGVCSRCDVASEVTYGRNGSCGIIRDAEGPFRGCHPRVSPVEYFTHCVHDVCAARGDHTALCHALQAYAAACQAAGATVEAWRTKDFCPLSCPPNSHYELCTRTCDLTCAALVGPAPCTWGCFEGCQCDEGFVFDGDTCVSPEHCGCLHRGRYLKAGEIVTFNNCSKECHCHPSRGLVCRDTQCPQDQVCVTRDGAQVCARSEGHCQVMPGATLTTFDGIAGPLLASGTYKVSALCDEEAPDWFKVVMEVSNCRDTNVPTATAAIVFVREGVVSVNGNMEVWVNGLFTQPPTTISDSVTVTSSRGNVTITHRSGMSVIITQDGEATITVTSGLASRLCAPCGNFNGNPRDDLKLPDGRDARSVGEVVDMWKSRDFAGCD